The following is a genomic window from Gimesia sp..
TGGACCTCCGCTTCCCGGAGTTTTGAAATGATCTGTTCGGATGAATGACGTTTGGTGGGCATGTTGCCTCCTCCTCAATTGGGCCAGAATCCTGATTAGTATATCAAGTTCTGGACGCGGTTAAGGGGGCCAGGTCAGCATCTCGTCTGCTTCAGCCGCACGTATGAATGGATGGACGCCCCCGGAGACAGGTCCAACGACCGTGACCATCGGGGTAGGTGCGTTGGGGGCACAAGTTCTTCTAAACGCCAAACGAATGGGCATAACAATCGATACCCTCATCGATGATGATCGCCTGCTTCCTCATAATCTTGCTAGACATGCTCTGCCCGGTTACGCGTTGGGTTTTCCGAAATCGGAGAGCATGCGAGTACTTCTGAATGACATTCTCGACTCGGATGAAACCAGCAAGGCAATTGTTGCAAATGTTCTTCGACCGGGTGAACATCATGACGCTGTTGAGAAGGCTTTGGGTGAAGCGGATATGATTCTCGACATGTCGGCATCAGTGGCTGTCGCCCGTGCACTGGCGTCCGATGCACAATCCAATGCCAGACGGGTGTCCATGTTTTTGAATCCCACCGGGACAGACCTCGTCGTTCTGGCGGAAGATGCTGATCGTACCTGTCCTCTCGACATGCTTGAATTGCAGTTCTATCGCGATTTGGTGAATCGCGATGACCTGGCCGGACACTTTGCCCCGAACGATGGTCGCCAGCGGTACGGCCAGTCATGCCGAGATGTCACTTCGCGAATTCCTCAAGACTCAATGGCAGTACACGGTGGCATCGGCACGCGTATGTTGCGCCGACTACTTTCCGATACTTCAGCGACAGCCGCCGTATGGCGTTTGGATGATGACCTTGAGATAAAGCGGATCGAGTTGAAGCCTGCGCCAGTGATCCAACGGCAGATTTCAGACTGGACGATCAAATTGGACACGACAGTTGTGGAGCGCCTGCAGGCATTGCGGCGATCAAAACTACCGAATGAAACTGGCGGCGTACTCATCGGGTCTTTTGATGTTCATCGACGTATTGCCTACATCGTTAACACGATTCCATCGCCTCCTGACAGCGATGAGTGGCCAACGCTTTACATTCGAGGCTCCAAAGGATTGCGCCGAAAGGTTGAGAGTATCGTTACAAAAACCGATGGAGCATTGCACTACGTTGGCGAGTGGCACTCGCATCCCGACGGCT
Proteins encoded in this region:
- a CDS encoding Mov34/MPN/PAD-1 family protein; translated protein: MTIGVGALGAQVLLNAKRMGITIDTLIDDDRLLPHNLARHALPGYALGFPKSESMRVLLNDILDSDETSKAIVANVLRPGEHHDAVEKALGEADMILDMSASVAVARALASDAQSNARRVSMFLNPTGTDLVVLAEDADRTCPLDMLELQFYRDLVNRDDLAGHFAPNDGRQRYGQSCRDVTSRIPQDSMAVHGGIGTRMLRRLLSDTSATAAVWRLDDDLEIKRIELKPAPVIQRQISDWTIKLDTTVVERLQALRRSKLPNETGGVLIGSFDVHRRIAYIVNTIPSPPDSDEWPTLYIRGSKGLRRKVESIVTKTDGALHYVGEWHSHPDGCSTMPSSDDMKVFTWLTDRMRQDGFPGLMMIVGDNDQVNCFIGEIMAIENLIPPLHI